Within Alphaproteobacteria bacterium, the genomic segment ACCGCTGCCAGGATTGGCCAGTGGCGCCTTTACAGTATGGCTGAGGAAGTGGCCGAAGTGGATTTCGACTTCGGGGCGATAGGTTTGCAAGGCTCGCAGGTACACATCTTGGCGTTGAGGCTTAGAGGGATCGGCGAGCGTCGCATTCACTCTGGCAGTGAAATATTTGACGGCGAGAATTTGATGCTGCGGATGAAGAACTGCCTTAAAAAGGGTAGGAAGATCAATCCATTTACAGGCTATTCCCTTAAGGGCCCGGTAATAAAGATTGAAACCATCGACATAGACATATGTCCGCATGTTCTCTCCCCAAAAAAGCAGGGGCCTCCGAAGAGGCCCCGCGCCCTGCGGTCGAAACCACAAGGGGTGTTGTCATGACTATATATATTTCAAGTCAGGCCCGTCAAGAAGCCTTTACCCCACCTCAATCTTCAATCCCGTTCGCAAACTCTCCACCAGGGCCAGGGTGGCGAGAGACGTCTCGAAGGTCTCGGCCTCGTCCACCGGTGCCTTGCCGCCCGCGATCACCGCCTTGGCAAACAACTCGATCTCTCTGCTGTGGCCCTTGTCCTGGCCCAGCGTCTTCGTGGTTTTCGTGCGCCCGCCCTTGGTGACCGAGAGCGATAGGAAATTGTCCAGACATACCGCCATGCCGCCCGCGAAACCCTCGAAACGCTCCTTCGAATAAGCGGAATCGCCCTGGGCGGTATAGCTGAACGAGGCTAGACTGCCATCGGCGAAGGACAGGGTGGCGGCCAATTCATCGGCTCCCTGGCTTGATCCTTGCGCCTGCACGGCCAAGATCGGCGATCCCACCAGGGCGCGCGCCAGATCGACGAAATGGCATCCTTCGCCCACGATGCGCCCTTGCCCTTCGTCGGCCACGTTCAACCAGCTTTCTCGGGGAAGCGCGCCCGCATTGACGCGGATGGTTAAATTCTTGGGACCTTGATGGGTCGCCAGTTCAGCTTTCATCTTCTGGGCCAAGGGGGCGAAGCGGCGATTGAAGCCCACCATCAAGAAGGCGTTCGAAGCAGCCCTGGCTTCGGCGACGCGGGCCAGTTGCTGGGCCGTCACCGCCAGCGGCTTTTCGACCAGCACATGCTTGCCCGCCTGCAAGGCGGCGATCACCAGATCGGCATGGCTGGCGTGGCGCGTTGCGATCAGCACGGCGTTGATGGCGGGGTCGGCCAACAGCTCGGCGCTGTTGGTGGTGCAGACGTCGAAGCCGAACAGCGTCTTCGCATGTTCCGCCGTCATGCCGCGTTGAGTGGCGATGGCGCGCATTTGCACATCCGCCCGTTTCTTGAATTCGGGCAACAAGACCGTGCGGGCGAAACTGCCAGCCCCGATCACACCCAACACGCATTGGCCGCCCGCAGCCCTGGGCGCTGGGAAGGATTTGGGCAGGCTGGTTTCCTGCGCCGCCGCCCTTGGATAATCGAGGACGATGCCGAGATAAGGCTCGGCCCCCGCCATCACCATCGCATAGGCGTCTTCTGCCTGTTCCAGCAAGAAATGATGCGTGGTCAGCAGGCCGACATCCAGCCCATGCGCCATCAAGCGCACGCATTCGGCCAGATTGGCGGTTTCGGTCCAGCGCACGAAGCCTTCGGGATAGGCCATGTTGCGGCCCTCATAGGCTTCGTCATAGCGCCCCGGCCCGTAGGATCGCGACACCGTGACCGACAATTCCTTTTTCATATAATCGGCGAAGGGAAATTCGGTGCCCGTCTTGCCGACCAGCACCACCTTGGCGCGGTCGCGGGCAATTTGCGCCGCCACCTGAAAAGGTTCGCT encodes:
- a CDS encoding bi-domain-containing oxidoreductase → MKQVIQSARTGKLSLKDVPAPRARAGHLLVRVQASLISAGTERMVVDFAKKSLAGKAKERPDLVKKVLDKAKRDGIGATLKAVMARLDEPLPLGYSAAGIVEEVGAGLESRFQVGQKVAMCGAGIANHAEFDLVPGNLAASVPDSVPFDQACYGTVAAIALQGMRNLSAQLGDVVAVLGVGLIGQLAVRLLKLSGCRVLALDHNPARLDLAKRMGADAVWNLAEDGLDATVAALSGGLGCDGILICAATDSSEPFQVAAQIARDRAKVVLVGKTGTEFPFADYMKKELSVTVSRSYGPGRYDEAYEGRNMAYPEGFVRWTETANLAECVRLMAHGLDVGLLTTHHFLLEQAEDAYAMVMAGAEPYLGIVLDYPRAAAQETSLPKSFPAPRAAGGQCVLGVIGAGSFARTVLLPEFKKRADVQMRAIATQRGMTAEHAKTLFGFDVCTTNSAELLADPAINAVLIATRHASHADLVIAALQAGKHVLVEKPLAVTAQQLARVAEARAASNAFLMVGFNRRFAPLAQKMKAELATHQGPKNLTIRVNAGALPRESWLNVADEGQGRIVGEGCHFVDLARALVGSPILAVQAQGSSQGADELAATLSFADGSLASFSYTAQGDSAYSKERFEGFAGGMAVCLDNFLSLSVTKGGRTKTTKTLGQDKGHSREIELFAKAVIAGGKAPVDEAETFETSLATLALVESLRTGLKIEVG